From Meiothermus sp. QL-1, the proteins below share one genomic window:
- the pcaF gene encoding 3-oxoadipyl-CoA thiolase, with protein sequence MEAYIVDAVRTPVGKHGGALASVRPDDLAAIPLKALLERTGIPGSDVEDVYMGCANQAGEDNRNVARMALLLAGLPKEVGGVTVNRLCGSGLEAIAGAARALMLGEGQVYIGGGVESMSRAPWVMPKAERAFPTGNLTVYDTTLGWRFINPRMQALYGTDSMGETAENLAELYRISREAQDRFALHSHQKAVRAQQTGAFESQMVPVEVTDRKGQSTWVRQDEGPRPDTSLEALAKLKPVFRPGGSVTAGNASSLNDGAAAVLLASSDYIRAHGLNPLARVRAMAVAGVEPRIMGIGPVPATEKVLKRSGLSLSEIGLIELNEAFAAQSLAVLQEWGMDPEDGRLNVNGGAIAIGHPLGASGARILTNLVHEMQRRNVQFGLATMCIGVGQGIAMVVERV encoded by the coding sequence ATGGAAGCCTACATCGTAGATGCCGTTCGCACGCCCGTCGGCAAGCACGGAGGGGCGCTGGCCTCCGTCCGGCCCGATGACCTGGCCGCCATTCCCCTAAAGGCCCTGCTGGAGCGCACCGGGATACCCGGGAGCGATGTGGAGGACGTCTACATGGGCTGCGCCAACCAGGCCGGGGAGGACAACCGCAACGTGGCCCGCATGGCCCTGCTGCTGGCCGGGCTGCCCAAGGAGGTGGGAGGGGTCACGGTCAACCGGCTGTGCGGGAGCGGGCTCGAGGCCATCGCCGGCGCGGCTCGGGCCCTGATGCTGGGCGAGGGCCAGGTCTACATCGGGGGCGGGGTGGAGAGCATGAGCCGGGCCCCCTGGGTCATGCCCAAGGCCGAGCGGGCCTTTCCCACCGGAAACCTGACCGTTTACGACACCACCCTAGGCTGGCGCTTCATCAACCCCAGGATGCAGGCCCTCTACGGCACCGACTCGATGGGCGAGACCGCCGAGAACCTGGCCGAGCTGTACCGGATCTCCCGCGAGGCCCAGGACCGCTTCGCTCTTCACTCCCACCAAAAAGCGGTGCGGGCGCAGCAGACGGGGGCCTTCGAGAGCCAGATGGTGCCGGTGGAGGTGACCGACCGCAAGGGGCAGAGCACCTGGGTTCGGCAGGACGAGGGGCCCAGACCCGACACCAGCTTGGAGGCGCTGGCCAAGCTCAAACCGGTCTTCCGCCCCGGTGGCAGCGTCACTGCCGGCAACGCCTCCTCCCTCAACGACGGGGCTGCGGCGGTGCTGCTGGCCTCGAGCGACTACATAAGGGCCCACGGGCTCAACCCCCTGGCCCGGGTGCGCGCCATGGCGGTGGCCGGGGTGGAGCCCCGCATCATGGGCATCGGGCCGGTACCGGCCACCGAAAAGGTCCTGAAGCGCTCTGGTCTTTCCCTAAGCGAGATTGGTCTGATCGAGCTCAACGAAGCCTTCGCTGCGCAAAGCCTGGCGGTGCTCCAGGAGTGGGGCATGGACCCCGAGGACGGCCGGCTCAACGTGAACGGCGGTGCCATTGCCATAGGCCACCCCCTGGGGGCCTCGGGGGCCCGCATCCTGACCAACCTGGTGCACGAGATGCAAAGGCGGAACGTCCAGTTCGGCCTGGCCACCATGTGCATCGGGGTGGGCCAGGGCATCGCCATGGTGGTCGAGCGGGTGTGA
- a CDS encoding ABC transporter substrate-binding protein — MRRALFGVLALGLALAQPAPLKIGVVVSATGPAASLGIPERNTLVLLEEQVNRRGGVAGRPVQFIILDDASDTTQAVRATRRLIQEDQVLAIIGTTTTPASLGMIDVVAEAGVPKISLAANLEIVFPVDEKRRWVFKTPQTEQQMSIPIVRDMVASGVRTAAYIGFNDAYGEGWARAFEAAAREAGIQVVASERFARTDTSVTGQVLRILARNPDAVLIGGSGTAPVLPQRTLRERGYRGLIYQTHGVANPDFLRVGGDLLVGTRLPAGPVLVFDQLPPDFPNRQVAVSYVQLYESRFGIGSYSTFGGHAYDAWAILRPALERALRREQPSNLVAFRRILREEIEATRNVVGTHGIFNMSPTDHLGLRFNESAVMVEIVKNASGKLEWKLLRTFR, encoded by the coding sequence ATGAGGCGAGCGTTGTTCGGCGTACTGGCGCTGGGCCTGGCTCTGGCCCAGCCGGCCCCCCTGAAGATCGGGGTGGTGGTCTCGGCCACCGGCCCCGCGGCCAGCCTGGGGATTCCCGAGCGGAACACCCTGGTGCTTTTGGAAGAGCAGGTCAACCGCCGCGGCGGGGTGGCGGGCCGGCCGGTCCAGTTCATCATCCTGGACGACGCTTCGGACACCACCCAGGCCGTGCGGGCCACGCGCCGGCTGATTCAGGAAGACCAGGTGCTGGCCATCATCGGCACCACCACCACCCCGGCCAGCCTGGGGATGATCGACGTGGTGGCCGAGGCCGGGGTACCCAAGATCTCGCTGGCGGCCAACCTGGAGATCGTCTTCCCGGTGGACGAGAAACGCCGCTGGGTTTTCAAGACCCCCCAAACCGAGCAGCAGATGAGCATCCCCATCGTGCGCGATATGGTTGCCTCGGGGGTTAGGACCGCGGCCTACATCGGCTTCAACGACGCCTACGGTGAGGGCTGGGCCCGGGCCTTTGAGGCCGCAGCCCGCGAGGCCGGCATCCAGGTGGTGGCCTCGGAGCGCTTTGCTCGCACCGACACCTCGGTCACCGGGCAGGTGCTCCGCATTCTGGCCCGCAACCCCGACGCGGTCTTGATCGGTGGCTCGGGCACTGCGCCGGTCCTGCCCCAGCGCACCCTGCGCGAGCGGGGCTACCGGGGGCTCATCTACCAGACCCACGGGGTGGCCAACCCCGACTTCCTGCGGGTGGGGGGCGACCTGCTGGTGGGGACCCGGCTGCCCGCTGGGCCGGTGTTGGTCTTCGACCAACTTCCCCCCGACTTCCCCAACCGCCAGGTGGCCGTCAGCTACGTCCAGCTCTACGAGTCGCGCTTCGGCATCGGCAGCTACTCTACCTTTGGCGGCCATGCCTACGACGCCTGGGCCATCCTGCGCCCGGCCCTGGAGCGCGCCCTGCGCCGTGAACAGCCTAGCAACCTGGTGGCTTTCCGCCGCATCCTGCGCGAAGAGATCGAGGCTACCCGCAACGTGGTAGGCACCCACGGCATCTTCAACATGTCGCCCACCGACCACCTGGGCCTGCGCTTCAACGAGTCGGCGGTGATGGTGGAGATCGTAAAGAACGCCAGCGGCAAGCTCGAATGGAAGCTTTTGCGCACCTTCCGCTAG
- a CDS encoding 3-hydroxyacyl-CoA dehydrogenase NAD-binding domain-containing protein translates to MEETVAVLGAGTMGRGIAQVAAAAGHPVLLYDPHPAALESALADIQAGLEKRQPAALGRIQPTQALEACAQAGLVIEAAPEELALKQELLARLGALNPQSLLASNTSTLSISAIAARVPDPSRVLGLHFFNPAPRMRLVEVIGGLETDPALLEKASQLMRRWGKEPIRVKDAPGFLVNRVARPFYGEALRLHAEGVPKEHIDWIMRGLGFPMGPFELMDLIGLDVNLAASSSVYQGFFGEPRYQPHYLQQQKVAAGHLGRKSGVGWYRYPPGPPPTPTPPNPRTDHPLPLILGPNPLAAALRARFPHAENPAEAAFVLDCRVKPERKHSLPEPLPVVTLVWGHSVSRLQAEHKGPLAGFSLVPPIGERAIVELYAPLSGPNPALALAQSYFEAQGHLCLLLPDQPGGVGFRILALLINEAISALAEGLASPAEIDRAMRLGTGYPLGPLEWAERIWLKPVLRALEGLHEELGEARYRPHPLLRRMVAAGLEDFRNLFPKEKDKEAV, encoded by the coding sequence GTGGAGGAGACGGTAGCGGTTTTGGGTGCGGGCACCATGGGCCGGGGCATCGCCCAGGTGGCGGCCGCCGCGGGCCACCCGGTGCTGCTCTACGACCCCCACCCCGCCGCTTTGGAAAGCGCCCTGGCGGACATCCAGGCCGGCCTAGAAAAACGCCAGCCCGCCGCGCTGGGCCGCATCCAGCCCACCCAGGCGCTGGAGGCCTGCGCCCAGGCCGGGCTCGTCATCGAGGCTGCGCCGGAGGAGCTGGCCCTAAAGCAAGAGCTGCTGGCCCGGCTGGGGGCCCTCAACCCCCAAAGCCTCCTCGCCTCCAACACCTCCACCCTCTCCATCTCGGCCATCGCGGCCAGGGTGCCCGACCCCAGCCGGGTGCTGGGCCTCCACTTTTTCAACCCCGCCCCGCGCATGCGGCTGGTGGAGGTGATAGGCGGGCTGGAGACCGACCCGGCCCTGCTCGAGAAGGCCAGCCAGCTCATGCGAAGGTGGGGCAAGGAGCCCATCCGGGTCAAGGACGCCCCAGGCTTCCTGGTGAACCGGGTAGCCCGGCCCTTCTACGGCGAGGCCCTCAGGCTCCACGCGGAGGGCGTTCCCAAGGAACATATCGACTGGATCATGCGGGGGCTGGGCTTCCCCATGGGCCCCTTCGAGCTGATGGACCTGATCGGGCTGGACGTGAACCTCGCCGCCTCCAGCTCGGTCTACCAGGGCTTCTTCGGCGAGCCCCGCTACCAACCGCACTACCTGCAGCAGCAGAAGGTGGCCGCCGGCCACCTGGGGCGCAAGAGCGGGGTGGGCTGGTACCGCTACCCCCCGGGCCCCCCACCCACCCCCACCCCGCCCAACCCCAGGACCGACCATCCCCTCCCCCTCATCCTCGGCCCCAACCCCCTGGCCGCGGCGCTGCGGGCCCGCTTTCCCCATGCTGAAAACCCTGCCGAGGCCGCCTTTGTGCTGGACTGCCGGGTCAAGCCCGAGCGCAAGCACAGCCTGCCCGAACCCCTTCCCGTGGTCACCCTGGTCTGGGGCCACTCGGTAAGCCGCCTCCAGGCTGAACACAAAGGCCCGCTGGCGGGGTTCAGCCTGGTGCCGCCCATCGGCGAGCGGGCCATCGTGGAGCTCTATGCGCCCCTTTCCGGCCCCAACCCGGCTTTAGCCCTGGCCCAGAGCTACTTCGAGGCCCAGGGCCACCTCTGCCTGCTCCTCCCCGACCAGCCCGGGGGCGTGGGCTTCCGCATCCTGGCCCTCCTCATCAACGAGGCCATTTCGGCCCTCGCCGAGGGCCTAGCTTCCCCAGCCGAGATCGACCGGGCCATGCGCCTGGGCACCGGCTACCCCCTGGGGCCCCTGGAGTGGGCTGAGCGCATCTGGCTCAAGCCGGTGCTCCGGGCTTTGGAGGGGCTCCACGAGGAGCTGGGCGAGGCGCGCTACCGGCCCCACCCCCTGCTGCGCCGGATGGTGGCCGCCGGGCTCGAGGACTTCCGCAACCTCTTTCCTAAGGAAAAAGACAAGGAGGCAGTATGA
- a CDS encoding branched-chain amino acid ABC transporter permease: MDWTIASFLAADALQNGTIYALLALALVLVFAVTRVILVPVGEFLVYAPLTYVWFLPPEVSGLNLRGQIPGTAWLVAAMLLGWAFLERRNLRRAGLLGLAAAGVVGLAWWGAQGVPLWLGWILAVLIVLPIGPASYRLFFEPARNASVLTYLIIAVGLHFAFMGLGLVFFGPEQFRLPPLWPGQTQVGPVPINNQAFLVYGFALLAMLGLYLFFTRSIYGKALRACAINRYGARLLGISPSQAGYVSFGIATLIACVSGMLLAPLISPAYFQGFLLGLKGFVAGILGGLVSYPLAVVGALLVGAMESWAAFQASAYKDALVFALLLPILFWRSLRSHEIAEEE, from the coding sequence ATGGACTGGACCATCGCCTCGTTCCTCGCCGCCGATGCCCTGCAAAACGGCACCATCTATGCCCTTCTGGCCTTAGCGCTGGTGCTGGTCTTCGCGGTGACGCGGGTGATCCTGGTGCCGGTGGGGGAGTTCTTGGTCTACGCCCCCCTGACCTACGTCTGGTTCCTGCCCCCAGAGGTGAGCGGCCTGAACCTGAGGGGGCAGATACCGGGAACCGCCTGGCTGGTGGCGGCCATGCTCCTGGGCTGGGCTTTCCTGGAGCGGCGAAACCTCCGGAGGGCCGGTCTGCTGGGGCTCGCAGCGGCAGGGGTGGTGGGGCTGGCCTGGTGGGGGGCCCAGGGAGTGCCCCTCTGGCTGGGCTGGATCCTGGCGGTCCTGATCGTGCTGCCCATCGGGCCCGCCTCTTACCGGCTTTTTTTCGAACCCGCCAGGAACGCCAGCGTGCTCACCTACCTGATCATCGCGGTGGGGCTTCACTTCGCCTTCATGGGCCTGGGGCTGGTCTTCTTCGGCCCTGAGCAGTTCCGCCTGCCTCCTCTATGGCCAGGACAGACCCAGGTGGGCCCGGTGCCCATCAACAACCAGGCCTTCCTGGTCTACGGCTTCGCCCTCCTGGCCATGCTGGGGCTGTACCTCTTCTTCACCCGAAGCATCTACGGCAAGGCTCTCAGGGCCTGTGCCATCAACCGGTACGGGGCCCGATTGCTGGGCATAAGCCCCAGCCAGGCGGGCTACGTCTCCTTTGGCATCGCCACCTTGATAGCCTGCGTGAGCGGGATGCTGCTAGCGCCTTTGATCTCGCCGGCCTACTTTCAGGGCTTTTTACTGGGGCTGAAGGGCTTCGTGGCGGGCATCCTGGGGGGCCTGGTCAGCTACCCGCTGGCGGTGGTGGGGGCCTTGCTGGTGGGGGCCATGGAGTCCTGGGCGGCCTTCCAGGCCAGCGCCTACAAGGACGCTTTGGTGTTCGCCCTTCTCCTGCCCATCCTCTTCTGGCGCAGCCTACGCAGCCACGAGATCGCGGAGGAAGAGTGA
- the paaI gene encoding hydroxyphenylacetyl-CoA thioesterase PaaI has translation MRLLGFTLVRIGPGHATLEAEVRPEHTNIHGQCHGGFLYSLADAAFALASNAHGTPAVALSTSMQYFRPVRVGERVVALAREEHLGRRTATYRIEVMCGERRVALFTGTVFRLECSPKPLAPEGQSG, from the coding sequence ATGCGGCTTTTGGGCTTCACCCTGGTCCGGATAGGCCCGGGCCACGCCACCCTGGAGGCCGAGGTGCGCCCCGAACACACAAACATCCACGGCCAGTGCCACGGGGGCTTCCTCTACAGCCTGGCCGACGCCGCCTTTGCCCTGGCCTCCAACGCCCACGGCACCCCGGCGGTGGCCCTCAGCACCAGCATGCAGTACTTCCGGCCGGTAAGGGTGGGGGAACGGGTCGTGGCGCTGGCCCGCGAGGAACACCTGGGGCGCCGCACCGCCACCTACCGCATCGAGGTGATGTGCGGGGAAAGGCGGGTGGCCCTCTTCACCGGCACCGTCTTTCGCCTCGAGTGTTCGCCAAAGCCCCTTGCCCCCGAGGGGCAAAGCGGGTAA
- the hpaC gene encoding 4-hydroxyphenylacetate 3-monooxygenase reductase subunit: MSDQPLAEALRQAMRRWPSGVVVVAARHNGEARGMTVSSFTSVSLEPPLVLVCIHQVTLLWPVLEKAGRFSVNLLPEGHERTSEHFAGQPAQDHAPLTEDEVPALVGALATIYCQTWAVYPGGSHRIVVGRVTEVRLAEGRPLLYWNRGYRKLCLEGER; the protein is encoded by the coding sequence ATGAGCGACCAGCCCCTCGCTGAAGCCCTCCGCCAGGCGATGCGCCGCTGGCCCAGCGGGGTGGTGGTGGTGGCCGCGCGGCACAACGGAGAGGCGCGAGGGATGACCGTGAGCAGCTTCACCAGCGTGAGCCTCGAGCCCCCCCTGGTCCTGGTCTGCATCCACCAGGTCACCCTGCTCTGGCCGGTGCTGGAGAAGGCCGGGCGCTTCAGCGTGAACCTGCTGCCCGAGGGCCACGAGCGCACCTCGGAGCACTTCGCCGGCCAGCCCGCCCAGGACCACGCCCCCCTCACCGAGGACGAGGTACCAGCCCTGGTCGGGGCCCTGGCCACCATCTACTGCCAGACCTGGGCGGTCTACCCGGGCGGGAGCCACCGAATCGTGGTGGGCCGGGTAACCGAGGTACGCCTGGCCGAGGGCCGGCCGCTTCTGTACTGGAACCGCGGCTACCGCAAGCTCTGTTTGGAGGGTGAGAGATGA
- a CDS encoding phenylacetate--CoA ligase family protein: protein MFQPELETLPRHQLEALQSERLREQVAYVYERVPFYRRMLDERGLEPSAIKSIQDIHKLPFTRKQDLREAYPFGLFAVPREQIARIHASSGTTGKPTVVGYTKGDLEIFAEVVARSLAAAGGRPGMMLHNAYGYGLFTGGLGLHAGAEKLGMTVVPISGGMTERQVMLIQDFKPEMIACTPSYAQTLAEAFRARGVAPEEISLKYAVLGAEPWTEAVRRSVDEGLGVASTNIYGLSEIIGPGVANEDVNEREGLSYIWEDHFYPEVVDPETGEPLPEGKLGVLVLTNLTKKAMPLLRYWTGDLTFLTREPGPSGRTHARMAQIRGRTDDMLIVRGVNVYPTQIEALLQEIPEVAPHYQIVLSRQGTLDEMELKLEVAEPFFRGLGVPALSEENVEADPRLSHLRERVGRKIKDHVGISVRVTLLSPGTAPRSEGGKLRRVLDLRKQG, encoded by the coding sequence ATGTTCCAACCCGAGCTGGAGACCCTTCCCCGCCATCAGCTAGAGGCCCTGCAAAGCGAGCGCCTGCGCGAGCAGGTAGCCTATGTCTACGAACGGGTGCCCTTTTATCGCAGGATGCTGGACGAGCGGGGCCTCGAACCCTCGGCCATCAAGAGCATCCAGGACATCCACAAGCTGCCCTTCACCAGAAAGCAAGACCTGCGCGAGGCCTACCCCTTCGGCCTCTTCGCGGTGCCGCGGGAGCAAATCGCCCGCATCCACGCCTCCTCCGGCACCACCGGCAAGCCCACCGTGGTGGGCTACACCAAGGGCGACCTGGAGATATTCGCCGAGGTGGTGGCCCGCTCGCTGGCCGCTGCCGGGGGCCGGCCCGGAATGATGCTGCACAACGCCTACGGCTACGGCCTCTTCACTGGAGGGCTGGGCCTGCACGCCGGGGCTGAGAAGCTGGGGATGACCGTGGTACCCATCTCAGGGGGCATGACCGAGCGGCAGGTCATGCTCATCCAGGACTTCAAACCCGAGATGATCGCCTGCACCCCCTCCTACGCCCAGACCCTGGCCGAGGCCTTCCGGGCGCGGGGGGTGGCGCCGGAGGAGATCAGCCTCAAGTACGCGGTGCTGGGGGCCGAGCCCTGGACCGAGGCCGTCCGCAGGAGCGTGGACGAGGGGCTGGGGGTGGCCTCCACCAACATATACGGCCTCTCGGAGATCATCGGCCCCGGGGTGGCCAACGAGGATGTGAACGAGCGGGAGGGGCTTTCCTACATCTGGGAGGACCACTTCTACCCCGAGGTGGTGGACCCCGAGACCGGCGAGCCCCTGCCCGAGGGCAAGCTGGGGGTGCTGGTCCTCACCAACCTGACCAAGAAGGCCATGCCCCTCCTGCGATACTGGACCGGCGACCTGACCTTCCTCACGCGGGAACCGGGCCCCTCGGGCCGCACCCACGCCCGCATGGCCCAGATCAGGGGCCGCACCGACGACATGCTGATCGTGCGGGGGGTGAACGTCTACCCCACCCAGATCGAGGCCCTGCTCCAGGAAATCCCCGAGGTGGCCCCCCACTACCAGATTGTGCTCTCGCGCCAGGGGACCCTGGATGAGATGGAGCTCAAGCTCGAGGTGGCCGAGCCCTTCTTCCGCGGACTGGGGGTTCCAGCTCTCTCGGAGGAGAATGTGGAGGCCGACCCGCGCCTGAGCCATCTACGCGAGCGGGTGGGGCGCAAGATCAAGGACCACGTGGGCATCTCGGTGCGGGTGACCCTGCTGAGCCCAGGCACAGCCCCCAGGAGCGAGGGCGGCAAGCTCAGGCGGGTGCTGGACCTGCGCAAGCAGGGGTGA
- a CDS encoding ABC transporter ATP-binding protein, giving the protein MILEVENLTVRYGAVEAVRHLTLSVGEGEVITLIGPNGAGKTSVLKGILGLVTTSGQVRYEGKLLRRREPEALALKGLVMVPEKRELFASLTVEDNLLLGAFPRFQRRERGIWEDLDWVYSLFPRLKERRRQLAGTMSGGEQQMLAIGRALMGRPRLLLLDEPSLGLAPLIVREIFHILSELKARGVTLLLVEQNARMALRLADRGYVLEAGELVMEGRGSELLQDPRVIESYLGIRAQEAAGG; this is encoded by the coding sequence GTGATTCTGGAGGTGGAGAACCTCACCGTGCGTTACGGGGCAGTGGAGGCCGTGCGCCACCTCACGCTTTCGGTGGGGGAGGGCGAGGTCATCACCCTCATCGGCCCCAACGGGGCAGGCAAGACCAGCGTCCTGAAGGGCATCCTGGGCCTGGTGACCACCAGCGGCCAGGTGCGCTACGAGGGGAAGCTTCTGCGGCGGCGCGAGCCGGAGGCCCTGGCCCTGAAGGGGCTGGTGATGGTCCCGGAGAAGCGGGAGCTATTTGCCTCCTTGACGGTGGAGGACAACCTGCTCCTCGGGGCCTTCCCCCGCTTCCAGCGGCGCGAACGGGGAATCTGGGAAGACCTGGACTGGGTCTACAGCCTCTTCCCCAGGCTGAAGGAGCGCCGCCGCCAGCTTGCCGGGACCATGTCCGGGGGCGAGCAGCAGATGCTGGCCATCGGGCGGGCCCTGATGGGCCGGCCCAGGCTCCTACTTCTGGACGAGCCCAGCCTGGGGCTGGCCCCCCTGATTGTGCGGGAGATCTTCCACATCCTAAGCGAGCTCAAGGCCCGGGGGGTGACCCTCTTGCTGGTGGAGCAGAACGCCCGGATGGCCCTGCGGTTGGCCGACCGGGGATACGTCCTCGAGGCCGGCGAGCTGGTGATGGAGGGCCGGGGAAGCGAGCTGCTCCAAGACCCCCGGGTCATCGAGTCCTACCTGGGCATCCGCGCGCAGGAGGCCGCCGGTGGCTGA
- the hpaD gene encoding 3,4-dihydroxyphenylacetate 2,3-dioxygenase has product MKATPNLVRAAHVALYVTDLARARYFYADLLGLQVLHEREGALYLRGTEDREWTLKLEQAAEPGVKHLAFRVAGEPDLELLVGLAQEEGLPYRWESEQDRPRLLRIQDPFGLPLAFYAESQRYPWLLQRYDLHRGPGLQRIDHINVMTPQVGQATRWYMDRLGFRLSEYTEDDEGRIWASWIQRKGNVHDLAFTNGTGPRLHHFAYWMPDAMSIIRACDILAGAMHTEAIERGPGRHGISNAFFLYLRDPDGHRIELYTSDYSTVDPDFEPIRWHLNDPRRQTLWGAKTPKSWFLEGSRLEAFEGGFVPTKASELEGLPQHVI; this is encoded by the coding sequence ATGAAGGCAACCCCCAACCTCGTGCGCGCCGCCCACGTGGCCCTTTACGTGACCGACCTGGCGCGCGCCCGCTATTTCTACGCAGACCTGCTGGGCCTCCAGGTCCTGCATGAACGGGAAGGGGCCCTCTATCTGCGGGGCACCGAGGACCGCGAGTGGACCCTCAAGCTCGAGCAGGCCGCCGAGCCCGGGGTCAAGCACCTGGCCTTCCGGGTGGCGGGCGAGCCGGATTTGGAGCTCCTGGTGGGGCTGGCCCAGGAAGAGGGCCTCCCCTACCGCTGGGAGTCGGAACAGGACCGGCCCCGGCTGCTGCGAATCCAGGACCCCTTCGGCCTGCCGCTGGCCTTCTACGCCGAAAGCCAGAGGTACCCCTGGCTCCTGCAGCGCTACGACCTGCACAGGGGCCCTGGCCTGCAGCGCATCGACCACATCAACGTGATGACCCCCCAGGTAGGGCAGGCCACCCGCTGGTACATGGACAGGCTCGGCTTCCGCCTCTCGGAGTACACCGAGGACGACGAGGGCCGGATCTGGGCCTCCTGGATACAGCGCAAGGGCAACGTCCACGACCTGGCCTTCACCAACGGCACCGGGCCCAGGCTGCACCACTTCGCCTACTGGATGCCCGATGCCATGAGCATCATCCGGGCCTGCGACATCCTGGCCGGGGCCATGCACACCGAGGCCATCGAGCGCGGCCCGGGACGGCACGGCATCTCCAACGCCTTCTTCCTCTATCTGCGCGACCCCGACGGGCACCGCATCGAGCTCTACACCTCCGACTACAGCACGGTCGACCCCGACTTCGAGCCCATCCGCTGGCACCTGAACGACCCCCGTCGGCAAACCCTGTGGGGTGCCAAGACCCCCAAAAGCTGGTTCCTGGAGGGCTCGCGCCTCGAGGCCTTCGAGGGGGGGTTCGTGCCCACCAAGGCCTCGGAGCTGGAGGGGCTGCCCCAGCACGTCATCTGA
- a CDS encoding ATP-binding cassette domain-containing protein, with amino-acid sequence MRFSPLTLGAVGVLLLLPLLLPPTSFYLSVGNYIAFGALVALGLYLLTGLSGMTSFGQAAFMGLAAYTSALLTVQQGYSPWLTLPLGLLAAAGGALVLGGITVRLKGHYLPLSTIAWCMALFIVMGSWVGLTGGHTGLRGIPPISILGYTLSDSRSYFYLSWGFVLVGAWAAWNLTQSRIGRAMRASKGDAIAAASFGVNPATLRLQIFVLSALYAGAAGWLYVHYQKFVNPTPFSLEASIKYLIAAVAGGVGSIPGVVLGAGLVTGLEEALKGLLPRIFGRTGNYEIIAYGLILVLILMFAPKGLWPFIERYLPRPRPPVPQGGGLPVRTGGGAKGEVVLEVKNLSKRFGGLMAVSNMSFELRRGEILALIGPNGAGKSTCFNMITSVYAPTAGEVRFKGQVISGRTPYEVHRLGIARTFQHPHLFPEMTVLENAALGTFARARAGMVASLLALARKEEEAAMAEAYWALSQVGLAPIAHQKAEGLSIGQLRLLELARALAARPEVLLLDEPAAGLRAGEKRQFAALIRRLVEEGMTVLLVDHDMELVMGLVDRVVVMHYGEKIAEGSPAEVQRNPRVIEAYLGEAA; translated from the coding sequence GTGAGGTTTTCACCTTTGACGCTGGGCGCAGTAGGGGTTCTGCTCCTTCTACCTCTGCTGCTGCCGCCCACCTCCTTCTACCTGAGCGTGGGCAACTACATCGCCTTTGGCGCGCTGGTGGCCCTGGGGCTGTACTTGCTCACGGGTCTTTCGGGCATGACCAGCTTCGGCCAGGCCGCTTTTATGGGCCTCGCTGCCTACACCTCGGCCCTGCTTACCGTCCAGCAGGGCTATAGCCCCTGGCTCACCCTTCCGCTGGGCCTATTGGCCGCGGCGGGGGGCGCTTTGGTGCTGGGGGGCATCACCGTGCGGCTCAAGGGGCACTACCTGCCCCTCTCCACCATCGCCTGGTGCATGGCCCTGTTCATCGTGATGGGAAGCTGGGTGGGCCTCACCGGGGGGCACACCGGTCTGCGGGGGATTCCCCCCATCTCCATCCTTGGCTACACCCTGAGCGACTCGAGGAGCTACTTCTACCTCTCCTGGGGCTTCGTGCTGGTGGGGGCTTGGGCGGCCTGGAACCTCACCCAAAGCCGCATCGGCCGGGCCATGCGGGCCTCTAAGGGTGATGCCATCGCGGCGGCCAGCTTTGGGGTCAACCCTGCGACCCTGAGGCTGCAGATCTTCGTCCTCTCGGCCCTATACGCTGGGGCGGCCGGCTGGCTTTACGTGCACTACCAGAAGTTCGTCAACCCCACCCCTTTCAGCCTCGAGGCCTCCATCAAGTACCTGATCGCGGCGGTGGCGGGCGGGGTGGGCAGCATCCCTGGGGTGGTGCTGGGGGCTGGGCTGGTGACGGGGTTGGAAGAGGCCCTCAAGGGCCTTCTGCCGCGCATCTTCGGGCGCACCGGAAACTACGAGATCATCGCCTACGGCCTGATTCTGGTCCTGATCCTGATGTTTGCCCCCAAGGGGCTCTGGCCCTTTATCGAGCGCTACCTGCCCCGACCCCGGCCCCCAGTCCCGCAGGGTGGGGGGCTGCCCGTGCGAACTGGGGGCGGAGCGAAGGGGGAGGTGGTGCTCGAGGTGAAAAACCTGAGCAAGCGCTTCGGCGGCCTCATGGCGGTAAGCAACATGAGCTTCGAGCTGCGGCGGGGCGAGATCCTGGCCCTCATCGGCCCCAACGGGGCGGGCAAGTCCACCTGCTTCAACATGATCACCTCGGTCTACGCCCCTACCGCAGGGGAGGTTCGCTTCAAGGGCCAGGTTATCTCGGGCCGCACCCCCTACGAGGTGCACCGGCTGGGGATTGCCCGCACCTTCCAGCACCCCCATCTTTTCCCCGAGATGACCGTGCTGGAAAACGCCGCCCTGGGCACCTTTGCCCGGGCTCGAGCCGGGATGGTGGCCTCGCTGCTGGCCCTTGCCCGCAAGGAGGAGGAGGCCGCTATGGCCGAGGCCTACTGGGCCCTTTCGCAGGTGGGCCTGGCCCCAATCGCCCACCAGAAGGCCGAGGGGCTTTCCATCGGGCAGCTTCGCCTGCTGGAGCTGGCCCGGGCTTTGGCCGCCCGGCCCGAGGTGCTGCTCTTGGACGAGCCCGCAGCGGGCCTCAGGGCTGGGGAGAAGCGGCAGTTTGCCGCGCTCATCCGCCGGCTGGTGGAGGAGGGCATGACGGTGCTGTTGGTGGACCACGACATGGAGCTGGTCATGGGGCTGGTGGACCGGGTGGTGGTGATGCACTATGGGGAGAAAATTGCCGAGGGTAGCCCCGCCGAGGTGCAGCGCAACCCGCGGGTGATTGAGGCCTACCTGGGGGAGGCGGCGTGA